Proteins encoded by one window of uncultured Fibrobacter sp.:
- the nusA gene encoding transcription termination factor NusA has translation MKNEPKVNLLEVLKGVVEAKDMDDSVVLNALKEALITAARKYLHIEKKIDVDFDMETNEVHVFLRVAVVDDYPDYDPNMTAAEVEELDKGYMLVEEARDFNEDAQPGDFLEMEIPISAFGRQAIQTAKQLLNQQIRDAERQKIMDTYRSRIGTMVSGEVLRLEQSNIIVKLGKQTEAMIPAREQIRRERWAQGNSIKAVIARVEESSKNGAQVVLSRANGDFLKELFRQEVPEIYEGTVEIKGVAREPGFRAKIAVYSRDEKIDPVGACVGMKGARVQTIVRELGNERIDIVQWNPDLDTFITRALTPANVIKLIHVPETRRTVVIISDENLALAIGKNGQNVKLAAELVQRNLDVFGENEWNQKDDETKAKITSPSAADLNQNRKAAR, from the coding sequence ATGAAGAACGAACCGAAGGTAAACTTGCTCGAAGTGCTGAAAGGTGTTGTCGAAGCCAAGGACATGGATGATTCCGTTGTGCTGAACGCGCTGAAGGAAGCGCTGATCACGGCGGCCCGCAAGTACTTGCACATCGAAAAGAAAATCGATGTGGATTTCGACATGGAAACCAACGAAGTGCACGTGTTCTTGCGCGTGGCCGTTGTCGATGACTATCCGGACTACGACCCGAACATGACCGCTGCCGAAGTGGAAGAACTCGACAAGGGTTACATGCTGGTCGAAGAAGCTCGCGACTTTAACGAAGACGCTCAGCCGGGTGACTTCCTCGAAATGGAAATTCCTATCTCTGCATTCGGTCGCCAGGCCATTCAGACTGCAAAGCAGCTCTTGAACCAGCAGATTCGCGATGCCGAACGTCAGAAGATCATGGACACCTACCGTAGCCGTATCGGTACCATGGTGAGCGGCGAAGTGCTTCGCCTTGAACAAAGTAACATTATCGTGAAACTTGGCAAGCAGACCGAAGCTATGATTCCGGCTCGCGAACAGATCCGTCGCGAACGTTGGGCTCAGGGCAACTCCATTAAGGCCGTAATCGCCCGCGTGGAAGAATCCTCCAAGAACGGTGCCCAGGTGGTGCTGTCCCGTGCTAACGGTGACTTCCTCAAGGAACTCTTCCGTCAGGAAGTTCCGGAAATTTACGAAGGTACGGTTGAAATCAAGGGCGTTGCCCGCGAACCGGGTTTCCGCGCCAAGATTGCCGTGTATTCCCGTGACGAAAAGATTGACCCGGTCGGCGCTTGCGTCGGTATGAAGGGTGCCCGCGTGCAGACGATTGTGCGCGAACTCGGTAACGAACGCATTGACATTGTGCAGTGGAATCCGGATCTGGACACCTTCATTACGCGTGCCCTTACTCCGGCTAACGTGATCAAGCTGATTCACGTGCCTGAAACCCGCCGCACTGTGGTGATTATCAGCGATGAAAACCTCGCACTTGCAATTGGCAAGAACGGCCAGAACGTGAAGCTCGCTGCAGAACTTGTGCAGCGTAACCTCGACGTGTTCGGTGAAAACGAATGGAACCAGAAGGACGACGAAACGAAGGCTAAGATTACCTCTCCGTCCGCTGCCGATTTGAACCAGAACCGTAAGGCTGCTCGCTAA
- the rimP gene encoding ribosome maturation factor RimP, whose protein sequence is MVAQKLDTLIAQACEAAGVTLVEQDMFRAGKRKTLRLYIDKPEGVTIDDCSNVSRHLSDALDADPDIIEGAYTLEVSSPGLDRPLKSVADFTRNIGRFLRVTRSTGKPVTGKLVAADEENLTLTLKGNAGDVVVPRSEVLVAKVDVQI, encoded by the coding sequence TTGGTAGCCCAGAAATTGGATACATTGATCGCCCAGGCATGCGAAGCTGCCGGCGTTACATTGGTGGAACAGGACATGTTCCGCGCAGGCAAGAGAAAGACGCTGCGCCTATACATAGACAAGCCCGAAGGGGTGACAATTGACGACTGCTCTAACGTGAGCCGCCACTTGTCTGATGCCCTGGATGCCGATCCGGATATTATTGAAGGTGCCTACACTTTGGAAGTGTCGTCGCCGGGGCTAGACCGCCCCCTCAAGTCGGTTGCCGATTTTACCCGCAATATTGGACGTTTCTTGCGGGTGACCCGCAGTACCGGTAAGCCTGTTACGGGCAAGCTCGTTGCTGCAGACGAAGAAAATTTGACGCTCACCCTTAAAGGCAATGCCGGTGACGTGGTTGTGCCCCGCAGCGAAGTGCTGGTGGCAAAAGTGGATGTACAAATATAA